From one Streptomyces sp. N50 genomic stretch:
- the dndE gene encoding DNA sulfur modification protein DndE, translated as MSLETIRLSQQAKEQLSRLKRTTGIKNWNILCRWALAMSLQDPSTPLVKDVPTDSNVEMDWKTFAGSQGDIYLALLKHRCLQDGTEPTDEAVSHTLRVHLQRGVGYLAGRKDLRSIQDLVSEAAA; from the coding sequence ATGTCGCTTGAGACAATCCGCCTGTCCCAGCAGGCCAAAGAGCAGCTCAGCCGACTCAAGCGGACCACCGGGATCAAGAACTGGAACATCCTCTGCCGGTGGGCCCTCGCCATGTCGTTGCAGGACCCCTCGACACCATTGGTGAAGGACGTTCCCACTGACTCCAACGTGGAGATGGACTGGAAGACCTTCGCTGGCTCCCAAGGTGACATCTACCTCGCCTTGCTGAAGCATCGTTGCCTCCAAGACGGAACGGAGCCGACGGACGAGGCCGTGTCGCACACCCTCCGCGTCCATCTACAGCGTGGAGTCGGCTACCTCGCTGGCCGCAAGGATCTTCGCAGCATCCAAGATCTGGTGAGCGAAGCCGCCGCGTAA
- the dndD gene encoding DNA sulfur modification protein DndD, which translates to MLLRNITLQDFGAYRGKQFLDLTTTPGKPIVLIGGLNGCGKTTLLDAIQLVLYGARARCSGRGSRPYESYLRESINRQADPAAGAGISLEFSITVDGEERIYKLHRTWKVSGKTLNEFTNVFINDKIDFVASQNWPDYVEDLLPLEVASLFFFDGEKIESLADPDRAANVIESAVQSLLGVSTIEQLRSDLLGLQRRHKLSNEDQKIIDHIHELQASYADAEAQVDVAYQKKGQKQAELDGAKNKLAEADHAFETEGGDLYRRQTALETERKEVAKQLAATQDALRHKVAAGPLPLLLLGIQITAVQEQAERESATAADSQVVDVLDQRDQWIMELLADALPKKDRDAIAKQLDHDRKNRRNNSSAERTLNLSDGALSKLSALSELLEHERTRAKEVLAQVAKQAKRLESIDRLLGSVPDEEAITKRLDQRDRAMREAAMLEAEVNAAAEHYAANLQRQERLKSELERAHQGRVRSIEKAEDSARLITYTNRARDTLDKFGDALLKRHINRLEVAVLDSLTRLMRKSGLIRNLQIDTDKFRLTLIGDDDEPIDPGRLSAGERQLLAISLLWGLARVAGNWLPSVIDTPLGRLDSKHREHLVDRYFPHASHQVLLLSTDEEIDEPLLTRLQPSIAHMYTLVHDDQEFTTSVEPGYWWTGGTSHVA; encoded by the coding sequence ATGCTTCTGCGTAACATCACCCTCCAAGATTTTGGCGCCTACCGCGGGAAGCAATTCCTCGATCTAACGACGACGCCTGGAAAGCCTATTGTGCTGATCGGCGGGCTCAACGGCTGCGGCAAGACCACGCTTCTGGACGCCATCCAACTCGTCCTCTACGGGGCACGCGCCCGCTGCAGCGGGCGCGGTTCACGCCCCTACGAGTCGTATCTCCGCGAGAGCATCAATCGGCAAGCGGATCCCGCCGCTGGTGCCGGCATCTCGCTGGAGTTCTCCATCACCGTGGACGGCGAGGAGCGTATCTACAAGCTCCACCGCACTTGGAAAGTCAGCGGCAAGACACTCAACGAGTTCACGAACGTCTTCATCAACGACAAGATCGACTTCGTGGCAAGCCAGAACTGGCCTGACTACGTTGAGGATCTACTCCCGCTGGAAGTTGCGTCTCTCTTCTTCTTTGACGGAGAGAAGATCGAATCACTCGCCGATCCCGACCGCGCGGCCAACGTCATTGAATCTGCTGTGCAATCTCTCTTGGGTGTCAGCACCATCGAGCAGCTGCGCTCCGACCTGCTCGGACTCCAGCGTCGACACAAGCTGTCGAACGAAGACCAGAAGATCATCGATCACATCCATGAACTCCAAGCTTCGTATGCGGATGCCGAAGCACAGGTGGACGTCGCCTACCAGAAGAAGGGGCAGAAGCAGGCAGAGCTGGACGGCGCCAAGAACAAGCTTGCTGAGGCCGACCACGCCTTCGAGACGGAAGGAGGTGACCTGTATCGCCGACAGACCGCGCTCGAAACGGAACGTAAGGAAGTCGCGAAACAGCTCGCCGCCACGCAAGACGCACTCCGCCACAAAGTCGCTGCCGGCCCTCTGCCACTGCTGTTGCTAGGAATTCAAATCACAGCGGTCCAAGAGCAGGCCGAACGTGAAAGCGCGACGGCAGCAGACAGCCAGGTCGTTGATGTACTCGACCAGCGCGACCAGTGGATCATGGAGTTGCTTGCCGATGCGTTGCCCAAGAAGGACCGCGACGCTATCGCCAAGCAACTCGACCACGACAGGAAGAACCGCAGGAATAACTCCTCCGCAGAGCGCACACTTAATCTCTCAGACGGGGCCCTTTCTAAGCTCTCAGCTCTGAGTGAGCTCCTCGAACACGAGCGCACTCGTGCCAAGGAGGTTCTTGCGCAGGTAGCGAAACAAGCGAAGCGGCTGGAGAGTATCGATCGGCTCCTCGGTAGCGTCCCCGACGAAGAAGCCATCACTAAGCGGCTCGACCAGCGGGACCGCGCGATGCGCGAAGCGGCGATGCTCGAAGCTGAGGTCAACGCAGCAGCCGAACACTACGCCGCGAATCTCCAACGCCAGGAACGGCTGAAGAGTGAACTGGAACGAGCTCACCAAGGACGAGTCCGGAGTATCGAGAAGGCCGAAGACTCGGCACGTCTCATCACCTACACCAACAGGGCCCGAGACACCCTCGACAAGTTCGGCGACGCTCTGCTGAAGCGTCATATCAACCGACTGGAAGTCGCGGTTCTCGACAGTCTTACTCGGCTCATGCGGAAGAGCGGCCTCATCCGCAACTTGCAGATCGACACGGACAAGTTCCGGCTCACTCTCATCGGCGATGACGACGAGCCGATTGACCCCGGGCGTCTGAGCGCCGGCGAAAGGCAGCTTCTCGCCATCTCCCTGCTGTGGGGACTTGCTCGAGTCGCAGGAAACTGGCTGCCAAGCGTGATCGATACACCGCTCGGTCGTCTGGACAGCAAGCACCGCGAGCACTTGGTCGACCGCTACTTCCCGCACGCGAGCCATCAGGTGCTGCTCCTCTCGACGGATGAAGAAATTGACGAACCTCTTCTGACCAGGCTCCAGCCGTCCATCGCTCACATGTACACGCTCGTCCATGACGACCAGGAGTTCACCACGTCGGTTGAGCCCGGCTACTGGTGGACCGGGGGAACTTCACATGTCGCTTGA
- the dndC gene encoding DNA phosphorothioation system sulfurtransferase DndC gives MSTPTGRKPFQGRSLTEVVTELTDEIRELYVADEVPWVIGYSGGKDSTAVLQLVWLALQGLPAEQRTKPVHVISTDTLVENPIVASWVSQSLETMRQAAAEQDLPIEPHRLTPEVKDTFWVGLIGRGYPAPRPKFRWCTERLKIRPSNSFIRRVVRRHGEAILVLGIRKAESQARAKAMAKHEKRRVRDRLSPNGNLPNSLVYSPVEDWTNDDVWLFLMQQANPWGHDNKDLLTMYQGASSDGECPLVVDDTTPSCGSSRFGCWTCTLVEKDKSMSAMIQNDEEKEWMLPLLELRNELDVADDRHLRDFRKMHGNIQLFNDRNVPGPYTQKAREDWLRKLLHAQTYIRGNPNVPDHVRSIELITMEELHEIRHHWVFEKHEVEDSLPRIYKEETGEDFPGRPLDEHLAIGAEEIDLLREVCDGDELHFSTMRELLAVERRFRTMTRRSGLFEALETAVEKGFYENEEDAVENARRRRKRRDTPLFPLTEASTDASA, from the coding sequence ATGAGCACCCCGACGGGGCGGAAGCCGTTCCAAGGCCGCAGCCTGACAGAAGTCGTCACGGAACTGACGGATGAGATCCGTGAGTTGTATGTGGCCGATGAGGTGCCATGGGTCATTGGCTATAGCGGTGGCAAGGACTCCACTGCGGTTCTGCAGCTTGTATGGCTCGCGCTTCAGGGGCTGCCAGCTGAGCAGCGGACCAAGCCTGTCCATGTGATCAGCACAGACACTCTCGTAGAGAACCCCATCGTCGCGAGCTGGGTCTCTCAGTCGCTCGAGACCATGCGCCAGGCAGCGGCGGAACAAGACCTCCCCATCGAGCCACATCGACTCACCCCAGAGGTCAAGGACACCTTCTGGGTCGGACTGATCGGCCGTGGTTATCCGGCCCCGCGCCCGAAGTTTCGGTGGTGCACCGAGCGCCTGAAGATCCGACCTTCGAACAGCTTCATCCGCCGAGTCGTACGCCGCCACGGTGAGGCGATCCTCGTCCTCGGCATCCGCAAGGCTGAGAGCCAGGCACGCGCCAAGGCTATGGCAAAGCACGAGAAGCGTCGCGTCCGCGATCGGCTCTCTCCTAACGGCAACCTACCGAACTCCCTTGTCTACAGCCCGGTCGAAGACTGGACCAACGACGACGTGTGGCTGTTCCTGATGCAGCAGGCCAACCCTTGGGGACACGACAACAAAGACCTTCTCACCATGTACCAAGGCGCATCGAGCGACGGCGAGTGCCCTTTGGTCGTCGACGACACCACCCCTTCATGCGGCTCCAGCCGTTTCGGCTGCTGGACATGCACGCTGGTCGAGAAGGACAAGTCCATGTCCGCGATGATCCAGAACGACGAGGAGAAGGAGTGGATGCTCCCACTCTTGGAGCTTCGCAACGAGCTGGACGTCGCCGACGACCGTCACCTGCGTGACTTCCGCAAGATGCACGGCAACATCCAGCTGTTCAATGACCGGAACGTCCCTGGCCCGTACACCCAGAAGGCTCGGGAGGACTGGCTCCGCAAACTGCTTCATGCCCAGACCTACATCCGCGGCAACCCGAACGTACCGGACCACGTACGCAGCATCGAGCTCATCACCATGGAAGAGCTCCATGAGATCCGTCATCATTGGGTCTTCGAGAAGCACGAGGTCGAGGACTCGCTTCCGCGTATTTACAAAGAGGAGACCGGCGAGGACTTCCCTGGCCGCCCCTTGGATGAGCATCTCGCCATTGGCGCCGAGGAGATCGATCTGCTCCGCGAAGTCTGCGACGGCGACGAGCTGCACTTCTCGACCATGCGAGAGCTTCTCGCAGTGGAGCGCCGGTTCCGCACTATGACCCGTCGCTCAGGTCTCTTCGAAGCTTTGGAGACTGCGGTGGAAAAGGGCTTCTACGAGAACGAAGAGGATGCCGTCGAGAACGCGCGCCGCAGGCGCAAGCGCCGCGACACCCCACTTTTCCCGCTGACTGAAGCGAGCACCGATGCTTCTGCGTAA
- the dndB gene encoding DNA sulfur modification protein DndB, whose translation MQSHASTKTADEATSAGFDYIFPAIRGVQAGREFYVSMCPLRLIPRIFLFDDDELAPEVRAQRVLNKGRLPALTRYLLDNPDNYVFSALTASVDGDIHFEGISGEGPGMRAGQIRVPMSARFLINDGQHRRAAIEQALRENPELGNETIAVVFFHDAGLERCQQMFADLNRHAVRPARSIGVLYDHRDDLANLTRLLAMRSPVFKGHIEMESSNLSKRSRKLFTLSALHFGTKCLLQGVKVDNERAAALAQAYWEAVDAQVPDWSLIRQRTLSAPDVRRDYIHSHGIALHALGRLGNTLLQESTSPAKWRSRLKPLRTVDWSRSNTDWEGRAMTGGRVQKSQQNLTLTVNYLRHHLGLELTPEEQSVEDAYLLGEA comes from the coding sequence GTGCAGTCTCACGCATCTACGAAGACCGCCGACGAGGCAACGTCCGCCGGCTTCGACTACATTTTTCCGGCCATCCGCGGCGTTCAGGCGGGACGCGAGTTCTACGTGTCCATGTGTCCGCTGCGCCTCATCCCCCGGATCTTCTTGTTTGACGACGACGAGCTCGCCCCAGAGGTCAGAGCACAGCGCGTGCTCAACAAGGGACGACTCCCTGCTCTAACCCGCTACCTGTTGGATAACCCGGACAATTACGTCTTTAGCGCCCTCACCGCCTCAGTCGACGGCGACATACATTTCGAGGGCATCTCCGGTGAGGGGCCCGGCATGCGCGCAGGCCAGATCCGTGTACCCATGTCGGCCCGCTTCCTCATCAACGACGGCCAGCACAGACGGGCGGCCATCGAGCAAGCTCTTCGAGAGAACCCGGAGCTTGGTAACGAGACCATCGCCGTGGTGTTTTTCCATGACGCGGGGCTCGAGCGCTGCCAGCAGATGTTCGCCGACTTGAACCGCCACGCCGTGCGTCCAGCACGATCCATCGGGGTGCTTTATGACCATCGCGACGACCTGGCCAATTTGACCCGCCTCCTCGCGATGCGGTCCCCCGTCTTCAAGGGGCATATCGAGATGGAGAGCAGCAATCTCTCCAAGCGCTCTCGCAAACTGTTCACCCTGAGCGCTCTACACTTCGGCACCAAGTGCCTGTTGCAGGGAGTCAAGGTCGACAACGAGAGGGCTGCCGCCCTGGCTCAGGCATACTGGGAGGCTGTCGATGCACAGGTCCCCGACTGGTCCCTGATCCGCCAGCGCACCCTTTCTGCACCAGACGTACGCCGCGATTACATCCACAGCCACGGCATCGCCCTGCACGCTCTCGGACGCCTAGGGAACACATTGCTCCAAGAGTCAACAAGCCCGGCGAAGTGGCGCAGCCGACTCAAACCCCTGCGCACTGTGGACTGGTCCCGCAGCAACACAGACTGGGAAGGGCGCGCCATGACGGGTGGACGCGTCCAGAAAAGTCAGCAAAATCTCACTTTGACCGTGAATTACTTGCGCCATCACCTCGGCCTTGAGCTCACCCCCGAGGAGCAGAGCGTGGAAGACGCATACCTACTAGGAGAAGCATGA
- the dndA gene encoding cysteine desulfurase DndA — MDLVVTYLDAAATTRVDPRVADVVLHWMTEDFGNAGSRTHEYGTRAKRAVQQAREYLAGTVAAKSEELIFTSGATESNNIALLGLAPYGEKSGRRHIITSAIEHKAVLEPLEHLQSRGFEVDFLQPGASGRVSAEAVMAKLRPDTLLVSLMHVNNETGIIQPVAELAEKLRETQTYFHVDAAQGYAKVPEDLTAPIDMISVSGHKIGAPKGVGTLVVRRRGWDRVPLEPIMFGGGQERKLRPGTLAVPLIMGLAEAAKIFRSERAQWQDRAAEIRARLLAGLQKTRFRINGDQEHAVPHILNLSFDGVDAEALIVRLKQQVAVATGSACTSASYTPSHVLTAMGLPEAVAANGLRLSWFPSQADDLNVEELVDAVVELQPDSA; from the coding sequence GTGGACCTCGTGGTTACGTACCTAGACGCAGCAGCGACGACACGCGTGGACCCGCGTGTGGCAGACGTTGTCTTGCACTGGATGACCGAAGACTTCGGCAACGCGGGTAGCCGCACGCATGAGTACGGGACGCGGGCGAAGAGGGCGGTGCAGCAGGCGCGCGAGTACCTGGCAGGCACGGTCGCCGCCAAGTCGGAAGAGTTGATCTTCACGAGTGGGGCGACGGAGAGTAACAACATCGCGCTGCTCGGGCTTGCTCCCTATGGCGAGAAGAGTGGCCGGCGCCACATCATTACGTCGGCAATTGAGCACAAGGCGGTGTTGGAGCCTCTGGAGCACCTGCAGTCACGTGGCTTCGAGGTCGACTTCCTTCAGCCGGGTGCTTCTGGGCGCGTCAGTGCAGAAGCCGTCATGGCGAAGCTCCGCCCAGACACGCTTCTTGTGTCTCTGATGCATGTGAACAACGAGACGGGCATCATCCAACCTGTTGCCGAGTTGGCCGAGAAGCTGCGCGAGACGCAGACCTACTTCCATGTTGATGCTGCTCAGGGGTACGCGAAGGTGCCAGAAGACCTCACTGCGCCCATCGATATGATTAGCGTCAGCGGCCACAAGATCGGAGCGCCGAAGGGCGTCGGGACCCTGGTGGTCCGGCGTAGGGGCTGGGACCGAGTCCCCCTGGAACCGATCATGTTTGGAGGCGGCCAGGAGCGGAAGTTGCGACCGGGCACCTTGGCCGTACCGCTGATTATGGGGCTGGCTGAGGCTGCGAAGATCTTCCGGAGTGAGCGCGCTCAATGGCAGGATCGCGCCGCTGAGATCCGGGCTCGGCTGCTGGCAGGGCTGCAGAAGACCCGCTTTCGTATCAATGGGGATCAGGAGCACGCAGTCCCGCACATCCTGAACCTGTCCTTTGACGGCGTTGACGCCGAGGCGCTTATTGTTCGGCTCAAGCAGCAAGTTGCCGTGGCGACCGGGTCGGCGTGCACGAGTGCTTCGTACACGCCCAGCCACGTTCTAACCGCCATGGGGCTCCCCGAAGCTGTGGCGGCAAATGGGCTCAGGCTCTCCTGGTTCCCCAGCCAGGCGGACGACCTGAATGTCGAGGAACTGGTTGACGCCGTTGTGGAGCTTCAGCCTGACTCGGCCTGA
- a CDS encoding DNA phosphorothioation-associated putative methyltransferase, whose protein sequence is MQQTWNSERRLTAIGRAALSVPARQALADRQLVPERTILDYGCGRGGDVRSLDRLDCRITGWDPYYQPETKLEQADVVLLTYVLNVIEDPAERRHTLMQAWQLANTVLIASARLTWEKSKVRGEEFSDGLLTSRQTFQHLFGASELRNYVEEITGTRCVSAAPGIVYAFKDDTARLSYLAHRIVPDAEWLASKDTASAITALVDHVERRGRPPRVEEMPRAVAELLAHLKPSELKRLIRDSADPEKTAEGGKRTTLNTLLFLAVELFNGRGPFNSLPFSVQLDVRAFFSSYKEACQRSDRLLLKLRDNTYVRGAMNASAVGKLTPTALYVHRRAIDHMPTILRLYEHCASIAAGRPQEWTIAKLKHQGRGVSWLDYPEFDKDPHPRLLSSYHVDLQTLETSHMSYANSANRPLLHRKHEFLTPDDPDVPRYRRLTESELRAGLYEHPHLIGTENGWEAELNRCGRTLRGHRLVRRLQS, encoded by the coding sequence ATGCAGCAGACCTGGAACAGCGAACGCCGTCTCACCGCGATCGGACGAGCTGCACTCTCCGTCCCCGCTCGCCAGGCCCTCGCAGACAGACAGCTCGTCCCGGAACGGACGATCCTCGACTATGGCTGCGGGCGAGGCGGCGACGTACGCTCACTCGATCGACTGGACTGCCGAATCACTGGTTGGGATCCGTACTACCAGCCAGAGACGAAACTGGAGCAGGCCGATGTTGTGCTCCTTACTTACGTACTCAACGTCATCGAGGATCCCGCGGAACGCCGCCACACCCTGATGCAGGCATGGCAGTTGGCCAACACCGTCCTCATCGCATCAGCTCGACTCACCTGGGAGAAGTCCAAGGTTCGGGGCGAAGAGTTCAGTGATGGCCTTCTCACCAGCCGGCAGACTTTCCAGCACCTGTTCGGCGCCAGCGAACTCCGGAACTACGTCGAAGAGATCACTGGCACGCGCTGTGTATCCGCTGCTCCGGGCATCGTCTACGCCTTCAAGGATGACACCGCGCGCCTCAGCTACCTCGCGCACCGGATCGTTCCGGATGCCGAGTGGCTTGCTTCTAAAGACACCGCCTCAGCGATCACTGCGCTCGTTGACCACGTCGAGCGCCGGGGGCGGCCGCCGCGGGTGGAAGAGATGCCGCGTGCCGTGGCGGAACTCCTGGCACATCTGAAGCCCAGCGAACTAAAGCGACTGATCCGCGACTCCGCCGATCCCGAGAAGACCGCCGAGGGAGGCAAGCGCACCACCCTCAACACACTGCTCTTCCTCGCCGTTGAGCTCTTCAACGGCCGAGGGCCGTTCAACAGCCTCCCGTTCAGCGTCCAACTGGACGTCCGGGCCTTCTTCTCCTCGTACAAGGAAGCCTGTCAGCGCTCCGACCGACTTCTTCTCAAGCTTCGGGACAACACGTACGTGCGCGGCGCGATGAACGCCTCAGCAGTCGGAAAATTGACCCCGACCGCCCTCTACGTCCACCGCCGGGCCATCGACCACATGCCGACCATCCTGCGCCTTTACGAGCACTGTGCGTCGATCGCCGCCGGCCGGCCTCAGGAGTGGACGATCGCGAAGCTCAAGCACCAGGGTCGAGGGGTCAGTTGGCTCGACTACCCGGAATTCGACAAGGACCCGCATCCGCGACTCCTCTCCTCCTACCACGTCGATCTCCAGACACTCGAGACCTCGCACATGTCATACGCGAACTCGGCGAACCGCCCCTTGCTCCACCGCAAGCACGAGTTCCTAACACCGGATGACCCGGATGTGCCCCGCTACCGACGCCTCACGGAGTCCGAGCTGCGCGCGGGTCTGTACGAGCATCCACACCTCATCGGTACCGAGAATGGCTGGGAAGCCGAGCTGAACCGGTGCGGCCGTACTCTCCGAGGGCATCGCTTGGTACGCCGCCTGCAGAGCTGA